The nucleotide sequence TGGAGAAAACTGCCCAAAGAATTGTTTTTTTAAAGTCCATTTGCATTCACTTAATAATGATGAGATGTTGGTTTTACTGCGGGGTCATGTCCACCTTGTGACCATGGATTGCAACGCAAAATACGCCACACCGACAGCCGAAAGCTTTTTAAAAGTCCGTAATTAGCAAAGCAGTCACAAGCATATTGTGAGCATGAGGGCATGAATTTACAGTGCATACCAACAAAAGGGCTGAGTGTGATTTGATAGAGTCTCACAACCTTAATAGCCAGCTTATTAAGTGGGCGCACCTTAAATTAGCCCCGCAATTTGCGCTCGTAGGCCCTCTTTTTCCTTAACGCGGAGTCTGCCACGCGTTTCGCGCCCAATTGGTTTTTTTAACTTCACCACAACATCACTATTCAGGTTTGTTGCT is from Polynucleobacter sp. MG-Unter2-18 and encodes:
- a CDS encoding ribonuclease P protein component; the encoded protein is MASPNQGAKPDLGIAVAKKLAKRAVDRNQLKRMIRELVRSAQATNLNSDVVVKLKKPIGRETRGRLRVKEKEGLRAQIAGLI
- the yidD gene encoding membrane protein insertion efficiency factor YidD, encoding MRPLNKLAIKVVRLYQITLSPFVGMHCKFMPSCSQYACDCFANYGLLKSFRLSVWRILRCNPWSQGGHDPAVKPTSHHY